In the Melanotaenia boesemani isolate fMelBoe1 chromosome 14, fMelBoe1.pri, whole genome shotgun sequence genome, TccaaactggattttttttcttattaatccagttaaaacaaagttGTCAGTGGCCATAAGCACATATAAGTTTTCCCAGTAGCCTACTACCGATTCTTGTTTGATGTTGTTTATTAGATCGGATAATTGAATtctgaagaaacaagacatattGGTAATTTGACAATTTACTCAAACACGGGCCTCAGTAGCATGTGGAAAAATCATACACATCTATAACAACCTAGCACCTCTTCTCATGCTGTTTGCCACCTTAGTCCCACACTGCTGtaggatggcatcccattcttcaACCAGCATTTGTCACATGTCAgccagtgtggttgtgttggtcactttGTCACAAACATAATACCTAAGTTTATCCCACAAATGTTCAGTGGGGTTAAGGTCAGAACTGGAGGCAGACtattccatcctctccagttCCAAATTGTGAAGGTAGTCTCAGTTAAACCCCAAGGCAAGACTTGTAATCTTAGAGGAAAGAGTTCTGTCACAAATTGAGGCGATATGGGATTCTTACTGCTTGCTGTCACCTCAGTGTCTGCATGGAAATTGCCTCCAATGGTGAATCATATGTACTTAATAgatagattttgtttttccagtgagaTCCCCCCACACCATCACTCTGCCTCCATAAAAAGCTGTTACCATATATCGGTGCAGCAATCAGCAAAGTGTTATCTGTGTTATTGTCACACTTTGATCCTATGACCCCACAGACCAATATACCTGTGAGTCCATGCTcacaggtgctgctaatcagtCATCATTTAGACACTTGATTATCAGCACAAGGATTACTAGAAGCTCGAAACAAAAGCCAAaagcagaataagctgtttggcCTTGACAGAGAAGATGGCTTGTTTTTTCATGTGTGCAGCACACTTACCCAACTCTGCTGTTCATcccacaaatatattttttcttccaaatgtgGCACCATTTATGAAGGAAATAAATATGCTTTCCATCTGTTTAAGGTATTGCAAAGAAGTGTTGTTAGAACAAAGAAGTAATCGACTAAACATACATTTCCTTACTTTCTATGCtcagtttagtttaaatattGAACTATACTGtgcttttttactttaaaactatTCAGGATAAATATAAAATGCTACTACAGGTAGCCTATGTAAAATTGGTGTGGCAGCATGTTTAGACAGATGTGAGACTGACGGcgttaaaagtaaattaaattaacatgacAGCGTTAACAGGCAATTTGAATCTGGGATGTTGAAATTGTTGCACTGTTATTTTGAAGGCTCGATGTTTACTCATCACTTCCGATTAACTTCCGGGTTAAGAAACGTACAGTCTGCTGGCTCATGTGACGAAAGACAACAACCGTGCTTTGtttaagaaatataaatatggCGAGGTAATAAACAGCCAGAATTCAGTGACAGTGTTCTGTAGCAGAGTACCATGGTCAGTATCTATCATTTAAGAGTATAGTTTATATGTGGTTTTATAAGGTCCAAAGCTAATGCTTTTAAacatgctaagctaagctaatgaCAGCAATGCTAATGAGGATGAACTTGTAGCAGCTGCTGCGACTTAAATTTAGGAAAAGCGGTACCTCACCGTATTAACCTCACTATTGATTAGAGAATATTGCAAAGTATACAATTGTTCAAAATATAATCGTTGATTAATGTATTACTTTCCCAGTTAAAACATTATTACAACAGTAGGGGTGGTTCATCATCTTGGTAACATTGACTCCTTTATTGGAAACTTTCTTTCACTTATCTAGGTCCCTTCAGACTTTAAGGCGCAGATCCAGAGGTTTTATCATCTTCAGTCTGAGCGGATAGAGACGTATCGGCTCTTTGAAGAGTAAGTTTTAATTTCAGAATAATACACCCGCTAACTCACTTCACATACACTGCCAAATTAAAAGGCGAACATCACCATTGGTCAAAGTGCTACACAAAGTAAAACAGTGCAACAACAGTGACGTGtaataatagaaaaattttTTACAGGGAATTACATTTGTAGGGATGATGAATGGAGAAACATGCAGATCAGTTTCAGCTGattcagattttgtttgaaaataGTAAGAGCaaaagatttaagttttttCACACTACAAACCCCAAATCCTCTTTATCTTATTTATACATACTGTACTTACATTCGGACTCATTCTTTCGCTTACTGATTTGGCAGATTAGATTATGTTTAGCTTACTTTTAGAAAGTCTTATCAAactccatacacacacatttatacctgcttaatccaattcagggttgccgAGAGGCTGGAGCCTAATGCATCTGCCATTAGCTAAGAGATGGGGTGCACCTTAGACAGGTTGCCAAGCCATCACAGTGCCAACACTGAGGTGATTAACCATGCATACCCAAACTTTCTCCAATGGTCAATTTTAAAACACCAGCATTCATGTTTTGCAATGGTGGAAAGAAGCCACAGTACCTGGAGCAAACCATGAGTGTACAGGGAGAACATACAaaatccacacagaaaggcttcAGCCAGAAGCCTTCACTACACCAACATGCAGCCTGCATAGCTAATATCCAGTTCTTTTCCTACTGATCCAAACCGCGTTCGGAGAAGGTATGGaatgtgattttgtttgttgaGGCAACACCGTGCTCAGTCCATACTTGTGTGTTAGTGCTGTGTAGTCTTTTGCAAAACGAGACCTGGAAGTAATCTACAGGAGGTAAACCCTCTGCATAGCTACATAGTTACTGATGTCAACATCATTGCTACAGCAACGTATGAGTTGATCATTTTAGACagcaaataattttaaaaagcccTTGCTAAATGACAGTTTTTACTAAACTAACCTAAAGATCAGGTTTGAGAAAGCCATATTATTAGTCTCCAGTCTGAGCAAATGGTCAGTGATTTTTAGAAGGTGGTTCACTGTTGAGTAAGGACGGCAGGAATTTCAGTTCTTGCAAACCTTTGCCAACAGTGCCATAGCATCTAATCTAGAGCCAGGTAGAAGTATTTCCCACAAAATTGCTGGTCCCAAAGATAGAACTGCTCATATCAGTGGCTGTAGCAAGGGCTAACTCACAAAAAGTTATATTCCATTTTTGATGTAGCATGAGCAAAAACAGGAGCAGGGAGAAGCCTGTCACTGCTCTCTGTCTACAGTAACAGTGGGTTCTCAAACCTGTCAACATGTTCTCAAAAGGCCCGGAGACAGAACTAGTTCCACTCCGGCACCTTTGTGATGGAGAAGGGGCGAAATTCTGCTCAGCTGGCTAGTGTTTCAGTATGAGCAGTGACTAAAGTGACATCTGTTTCCAGACCAAGGAGGAAAACCACATTAAAACGGTTTGGAAATTGAGGTTGTGGACAGTGAATATGCCTGCACAGTAGTTTGATATGTagtatggaaaaataaaagatgctTGAAAAATGCTCTCCCATTATAGTTACAAAGGTACTTTGTGTTCTTCatttttgattttttctttaatttgccACTCGTGCAGTTAGATTTCCCCTACCTCCATCATTCAATGTACATCCACAGAAATCTGAACTGTATGTCAGTAAaaagttttccctcttttttgttcatttattattttttgttttgccttcTGATTGCCTTCCAGAGGACACGAGGCCTACTTGAGGACAGGGCCCCATTATGATTTTGACCACTACAAACAACTGGTCCATGAGATAACACAGGCCTTCAACGGCATTTCCAAGGAAGTGCTGGAGATCAAAGGGAGGCTGCACCACGACTTTGACCGACCAGACCTTTCTGAGCACATTGAAAAGCTGCAGAGcaaagagaagcagaaacttGAACTGGTAGgtaaccccccccccaagtCTAGAAGACAGCAATGCACAATACAAGTACATGgtactgtgcaaaagtcatTATTTATTGCTAGAATAAACGAAAATGGGTGTAGCAGTTTAttaaaacacatgcaaacataaatagAAATACAGTGTATAAGGCAAAAACCATTTTAATGAGCTTTAAAGTCAGTGTTTGGTATGACCACTTCTATTCACCAGCCCACCCAGAACCCTCTAgaacaggggtggccaacgtcggtcctcgagagccacaatcctgcaggttttccgaatttccctgctccagcacacctgactcaaattaaatggatccaacagcctataaggattcTATAAGAACTCTATAATTCAGAGCATTTCTCTAGACGCtgactcatttttttttccattctctGTCAAGATTACCCCACACTGTTTCAGTAACACTGAGATCTGGAGAGGATTTATTACTCCATAAAACCTGTTCATTGATTTTTAGTACAGTTCTTGTGTAATTTGGCATATCTCAgcctttttaaatctattttctttccttaagaatggcttcttgacattcacttttacattaaAACCAATTGTAACGAAACTTCAGCCAACAGTACATGATACAGATTTATCAAAGTCTTAGTGTAGAAGAGCTTACAGAGACCTGCTGTGACAAATAAGGTTTCTCCAAATGTCTGTCAACAAAAAATATGCACATGGactttgtttcctcttttaaatttatgctttttaacatttcatatTTTCCCCTCTTTAACCACAGGGAGGCAGAGTTCtcatgaaaaatatttcctACTTGTTTTCTGGCTCAAGGCAGATTCTGCTGCTGTCACATTAAGGCcaaaatatagttttttatGCGGATAATCCAAGTAAAACACTAACTAAAATTGTAAACAGTGACTCATATGGGAGCTCCTTATGGATTTGGGTATAGATAAGTCAAGAAATGCAAATCAATCACATTTTTTATCAGGTCTTTTCACTGACTTTTGTGTTTCTATATAATCTAAACTTTGTTCCAGTAATGTGATAAAGCTCCTATTATTCCTGAATTGGACTTCTGTGCCTCTTCCACCTCTCCTGGTGTATAAATCTTATCTGATGTGCCCTCTGAACAGACCGCCAAGCTGCAGCTGGTAAGGCAGCAGGCCCAGGATCACCCAGAGGACGAAAGCTGTCAAGAAAAGATTCAGGAGATCAAGCATGAGTAAGAGCAGCTATCACCACCCGTGTTTACTGTGTTAGCTCCTTGTTGACCTGCTCAATCTCTTGTTATATTAACCTGCTACTGGCATCAGAGCTGCTCTGAACTGACCAAAACTGGTATATAAGACAATCTTTTGTAATGAATGCATTTCCTGATAAGTaatctgtgttttctctttgtttagGATCATCAAGAACAAAGAGGCtttgagtgagatcatgcaggACTTTAAGTATGATTCTGAGGAATGTGATTGACAACTGACTCCCAGGAGGCCAGCTCCAGCCCTCTTACTTTAGGACACTGTGGAGCTGACGGGTCAGCTCCGCCTTGCTGCAACTTCCAGCTCTGACTTTTTCACTGCTCTCATTGATCCGCCTTTGGCTCCACCCTGCTTACTGCTGCAGTCTTATTCCACCCATGGGGCCTCTCACAATCTGGCTGTGTGTTTCTACGTCATGTGTTTGCATTACTGCACTGCTCagcggaaaaaaaaaatcagaaaaatctgtttatgcttcattaaaataatgtgaataaaataaaatgtcttctttTCAACGCATAGTggtcattttttcatttaatctttatttaaccaggaaatgatccattgagattaaaaatctcttttacaagGATGTCCTGGGTGTCCAAGATGAAATTATAAGACACAAACAATCATTCActtatggaaacagaaaaatatcagaaatgacATTTTAAGCAAATAACCTGGTCAGTTTTTACAATGAAgcctttaatcttttttaattacttATGCAACCAGCACATTCATCTATCCACCTCTCACTTTATTCAGCTTCCATGGGGTAAAAGGCAGAACACACCATACACACATTTCCAGTCTATCACAACACTTCGTTTTAGGAATTCTGAACATCTTTTAAGACATTTCATGCATactgatcattaaaaaaacttgaaatgCAAATGTTAAGATTTTTTCCTGACTAATTAGCAGATTCTGTGGGTAAGTATGTTTACATAGCAAACGGATCCATCAGCAGGTTTAGACCATGGAACAGCACAGAAAGGCTGCATTGTCTCACTGGTGTTATCTCCCACCCAGGCCCTTTTAAACTCAAGTGAAGTCTTTATGACCGACCACTGCAGAGTCCCTCAGATGGGAGCTTGGACCTCTCACAGCTGGGATTCTCTGGATCAGTTTGTAGTGTGTCTTGACTCTTGATGCTCCTCTTAAATTAAACACCACAGTGGTACTAAGCCTTCGTTCTATGAATTATTGTCTTGTTGAATctgaaaagacaaaagcagatgtttattttttaactcatATAAGTCAGTGAGAAAAAACTCCACTACTCACAATTTCTGTCCGGCTGCcatgttttttctccttttcctctcaGTCTGTGTTTGCATCATCTCTTTCTTATTCTCTGTGTAGCTCTCCCAACCCCCACCCCCGTCCCACTTCTCTCCAGGTAATCAATGGGAAGCTGTCACACTTTGTGAACAAAGACATTACTCAGGCGACAGCTTATGCCCTATAAAGCAGTAAAAATCTGGAGAGTGCTGAGCTAATTGAGTCAGGTAGACTAAAGGTTTCTGTGAGTTCAAGGGCTGAGCAGCAGAGGATGTGGCTAAGGGGTATGAACTCTTCACAAAGTTGCATAAAGACATGATCCCGAGGCTTTGCGTGCCGTTTGGCCTGAGTTGTTTTTGTGAAAGGGGATCTTCATGCCAGGAGAAAACACAAGGAGTACATTACAGCTGTCTGttaattacatttacatgtaTATTTCTCTTTGTTGTGGTCATCGACTGAAGATCAGACGTCCACtgattaaaatatgtaataaaatcaGAATGCCTGACGGAGAACATGTACCCTTTTATGCTCCCACTTCTGGGCCTTTAAAGTTTAAACCGCAAATTTTACCTGATCATTAAATACAGACTGAAACTGCACAGAACCAGTTCAAGAGAAATATTTCCTCTTTATTGTTTGTAAAATGCTGACCACATGGCAAATCAACAAAGGCAGGGTCAACTGATTCAGCTCGGATACCGATGCATCAgcagtgatgtgtgtgtgtgtgtgtgtgtgtgtgtgatggcaGCTCAGCAGAGAcagtaaacagaaaacagaaatttcTGCTTACCTACCTGGTTGCGCGTTTTGTGCGGTTTCTGCAGCCACACCCTCCACTGATCGTAGAGTTTGATTGACATGCCGCTGCAGCCGTGCGTGTGCTTGCGGACCCAGCCGAAGAACTGCTTTAGTTCCCGCCGCAGGGGGGTGTTCTGCTCACCGGGCCTGGGACTACAGGAGGCTCTTTGCAGTCTCtctgtgaggaggaggaggaggaggaggaggaagaagggagAGACAGTGAGGGTGGTAAGAGATGATAGCAAAGCGGGATGATGATGGGAGAAAAACCTCAAGGTTATAGCTAGGACAGGAAATTGCACAAGAGGGTGTAGAAACTCTACAAAGACAGCTAAGGAGGCAGCATGTCAGGATATAAAGTAGGTCCCACCacttgttttttcctttttttttcctgtgataTTTAACTGACAAAGTTTTCCTCTTGTCACTATTTTAGGAAATCAGTATAGTTTAAATtccatttattgtcattttttttattcaagcaAAAAGCTTCTTTTTGCTGGGAAACATTGACAAGAGGGATAATGCTATGAAATTTTGctgtagtaaaataaaaaaaaatctttacaacCTAATTTAACAAATTTGCAAAGCCATATTTTGACCATAACATGAAGTAAAATGTTCTTACAAATTGAAGGAAAGTTCCCATATACCGACATATACCGACCTAACAGATCTCATCTGGAGGAGTTGGAGAAGCTTAGTCATGAATGTGCTAAAATCCCAGTGGCTGGAGGTGCTAAACTAATAGATACACCCAATGAAACTGGTCGCTGTAAAAGTGGCACTTCAAAGTCTTTGGGGAGATGAATGCTTCATCTCCACAGAGCAGGTTGTGTCATCTATGTCATGTACTGTAAATTAAATTGTGGAAATGGCCACACCTGaaaaacaccaacatttttagCAGTTTTACTTGTGGGCACACAGTGTAAGatttagcacacacacacacacaaacaaacaaaaaaaaaactgttggacTGTTGGATTTTACTTCATCTAATATAAATTAGATCTATAAAATATCCAAATAGCTTTGTAGCTCAAATTTCCTACACCATGGTGGGTCCTGAGTGCACAATTATGATGACTAATGTTGCTTAATCTTGCAGAAATGATGATGTAAACAAGGTGGCAGATTCATGAAAAGACGTTTGTCAGTGTAATGTCCTTAACTCTTGAGGTGATGTGCCGTATTTGGCTTCCTTGGGAGATGGCTGTCGTCTGCCACAATCAATTCTTCATGGCAAACGACAGAGCTCGATAACGACTTCCTCCCTCTAGAGAGTAAATACCACATAACCTATGTAACTCATTATCCTTTCCTCCTGCTCCCCAACCTGCTTCCACTCAAACTTTATAGGCTCTGTGTGTGCCACAGACTGACAACCGGATTTTTAACTTGATCAATCTTtgaagcaaacaacaaaaatctatCAAATGTCCCTTTTGGCTCTTTGCAGTTCTCTCTAATCCTCTGCTTGCAGATCTCTATCAAAGTATCAAGCCGATTGATGTTTAGTTTCCTCCGGCTCACATGCGGTTTGGATCTTCTTGTGCAGGATGTTGAATCAGGGATAAGGGACATTGTTTTTCTGGCTTTAATTGGCAAAGAAAGGTTGATTATTAGAAAGGAATGAATGGTCAAGATTTGTGGGCATTGCAGATGTTTGGGTAGCATTTAAAGGCAAATTAAGCCATGAGACAGCCATTAAAGAAGAACTTCTTGTatacttttaaacatttataggTTTAATTTTTCCTGTTCAGAAAAGACAAGAACTTCTTTCATCATTGCCTTTTGTAAAATTATAGATATAACCGTCATATGAATGTAAATCTCTTTGGTTAGGTGTACTGCAAAGTTCGTACCACTGTTGGGTGTGGAGGCAGCTGTCGGGTGGCTCCAGTCACTCCAGATACCAGGTTTCTTAGAACCAAAGATCCCCACTGGGTTGCATCTAACTTGGACAAAATAGACAGTCCCAGGCTTGAGTCCAGCCAGCCGACATGCTGTCAGATTTCCAACATCATCCACCACCTGAGAGACGGGACAAAATAACATGCAAAAGAGGAGTAGTGGTCAGTCTGTAGAAGCAGACTCACGAAACAATTCAAAACCTGAATGTAAAGAgacatttattatttcttgGGATTGGGAATCTACTGTCATGTAATATCATCAGATTGGAATCAAATTCATTTTGCAGCAAAAGCTCTCgaagtttagtttaatttaacatAACCATATTTGTCTGTAGCACAGATTTAAAGCATATTGTCCTGTTTATGTGCCTTTTCTAACTTTGTTCTATTTTCATCTTTGATATTattaagtcaatagttaaatTCAACTGAAAATCTATAATTCAAACATGTGATATAGTATTTGCCCTGATACACTGCCAAGAAAAAATATGAAGCTTTTGATAGAGATAATCTAAGCAGTACTCTGTAACTGATATAACTAATATAAGTAGTTAAATTTaaagcttcaattcagctttaaatgaaaaaattcacCAACTATAAATCTCTAGTGACCGCCAAGGTTGTTACGAAAGAGTAACATTTGATTAAACCAATGGCACAAGCTAAGTTTATTATTTTGCAGATCAGACACCATCAATCACAGAGGTGTCACAGCTGCagagacagtgtgtgtgtgtgtgtgtgtgtgttaatctgCCACTTTGCACGCTGCTGTTTGGACCACCTTCCAGTCTGCACTGTCCTCCAGTCTGTAGCGTATCTGATATTTGGCCTGAAAGAGGATGTCCTTGAGCTCGGGTGGACTGGCCCAACGGACTGTCAGCTGGTCTTCAAGGTTGCCGACACGACTCACCTGCACGTTGCCAGGAGGGTCTGTGGTGACTGCATGAATACAAGCATTAGCAAGTTTAGATGCACTGGCTCTACAGTAAAATAAAGGATACAGTATGAAAGTCAGATGAACAGGTGGAACTCACAACAAACAGGACATAACAGTGAGGAGACAAGTACTAAAACACACAAGTTTGCttgaagaaaacatttctttacaatGACTGGAAAAAAGTTATAACCCTACAAATGTAGTTAAGATATGACACCTTGGTAAAAAAAGATCTGAGACCTCAAAACTCATACAATAGACAAtagagatttttctttttttttctaccctcaaattatacaaaacaaaaacaaggcaCCATATTTGCTATAAATGTTGAAAAGAGAAGCTTTCTTTTTCCTGGAGATCAGTTCATCTTCTGCTATGTTGACATGAGACACAAGTAAAGGTACCCACATTTTAGCATACCAGTGCATTAAAGACTAAGTTGCAGGTCCAAGTCAGTCTGTTCTTCCTGTGAGAGCATGCTGTACCTCCgtcatcattaaataaaacatctccCCACCTCTATAAAGTAGTTCAAGTGCTTTGAAGGGAAGATTAAAGGGGCAGCAACATGAGACTCAAAGGAAAGAACTTATTAAAAGTCTTGTAAAAGTGCCTCATGTTTGCAACCATCAGTTTGACGGATCAGTCACTGCCTTCATCGCTCAGCTGTGATGCTGTTCATCAGCTGAGACAACTTATATGGTTTGCTTAAAGAAAAGAGGGACCACTGAGCCAGAACACGCCTTCTCAGAGCTACTATTTCTGTTAATGTGGCAGTGTGATGCTTCACATATAAGACATGGCACATGCGTTTCTTCCAAAACAGTCAGAGCCTCCAAATGATCAGTTCTCATTAGATTACAGAAGGTGGGTCAAAGTCACAGTTTTAAGCTAAGTCACGATAACATGTAGTATATCAATAATTTTGCTAAGATGGACAGATAGACGGTCTATAGGAGTTTTGAATACTAcaccaagatatttaaaaaaaaaaaaaaaaaatccaaaacaggtcaaaacACACCATTTATATAAGAGAGtattaataataaagatatCAAGCAAATATTTGTTATGGAAAATAGCCATAAACTTGGCCAATCTGAGCAATTTTAAGGCCACGTGtgattaaatctaaataatttaaaatgaaagctgtAGAAAtgttagtttatatatatatatatatatataaataaaagaaaagaaattcatCCTTATTAAAAactagattaattaattttaacagTCACTCTTAAACAATCTATCTGCAACAGactggagacctgtccagggtgtaccctgtaTCCCAACGGCTACAGCTTTCCATGTGATATTCAAATGAGGTATATTATCATATGATGTGCAGGTATTTGCTAATTTGCTTTAGATGTCAATTAAAGGAAGggtattaaaaacaactttaaaatgttcattttggaTGTTACCATTTcttattaaaacagaaaatgactcATTTATGAGGATTAATTCACAACcactgaatttaatttaatcacattttatatttataatatcaaTAGATATTATGAATAAGGATGGGGCCTTCCTCTGTCGTCTTCTTGGTGGGTGCGTGGTTATCCCTGCGGTGGACTGCTTGGCCGTGTGCTCTATGGTGACTGCTGGTTCCCTGGGCCTCAGGGCCTCGGGTGCTCATTGTCTGCTTCTGATCCTTGGACGGGGTATAgttgcatttgcacaatcacaccCATCATTAAATACAACTCATTCCTTATATTTTGCACTCACTcacctatacacacacactctttctcACACTTACACTCATTTACTAACACATATCCTTATATAGTTACTGTGCTCCCTGCAGGTTTAATTACCAAAAGCCACAGTCAAGTTCACACATACTTGTTTTCATTAACCAAGCTTTTCTCAGGTTTTTCTTCCTATAGATGCTGctgatgattctctgctttgttttcttacggAGGTAATAAGATGTTTTTTGTtaagtttctttacaggtgcAGCAGGTGGTTATCtgagttttctgttttggttaATGTGTTTGGCACAACACGTCTGCCAGATCATTTTTCTGCCGATTATGATATTtgacaggacaaggtaaaaaaaaaaaaaaaaaaaaaacaaagaataattttttttcttatggttTATATGACTAAATTTTGCCCATGGGATAATTTtgcaaaacagtaaaaaattcACTAAAATAgcagatttacatttttattaataaaagataaaaatcacaataaaactcattttaatgtTACCTTCTTCAGTACAGCGTTTTACAGCTATTCATTGaaatttttttcatatatttatccCACAGAAACTTTTATCACTTAAATGGGTTCCTGTTGTGAATGTGTCGTTGTTGACTCCACAAAGCAGCTTGCTTTAGCCAGTAAATTTACTTATTGTCAAATtttcaataattaaataataataataaaaaaaaactacacttgCTCATGTCTTGCTTAGTAGACTGAgttctttacatagttttaATACTGAAATACGTGAAATGTCTCTTACTTGCCTACATCAAGGATGTCCACAGAGGTGATGTCAGAGGTAGCTGATCCCAGCTGATTGGTGGCCTCCACCCAGATCTCATACGGGGTGAAGAGGGCGATATTGCTGGGGATGTAGCAGGAGTACTCCTGCCTTACTGTGCTGTAATTTTCACACTCCTTTTCCTTCCCATGCCACCTgaacataaaaccaaaaaaggCAGGCAAATGacttttaacagtttttactcaaacacacacaccatctgAATGTAGAGTATGTTTTAGGAAATAAACTATTTGCATCATGCACACATTCATAAGTGTGTTCTAGACTACCTGAGGGATATGGGACGAGGTGATCACCCGTGGGGTGCATCAGGTCTGGGGGAGCTCACCTCAGTTTGTACTTGAGGGTATATTTGGTTCGGATGTGGGTCTCACCCTGCCCACCCAGGCTCCACTTGCAGCTCAAGTCCTTTGTGTTGTGGGACCAACATGTCAAATTGACTGGCTTTTCTGGAGCCACTggagaaaaagacaaataaaaaaataaaataaataaaaataaatagataaataaataatgttgtcTTACTATACATCCTAGTTTTgttatttgaacatttcttagtatttattatttattattttatcaaaagCTCACTTGTAAGATATTAACAGAAGAATTGAAGCCTTTATTTTTGGCTGTAAATTTAGTTAATATTACCACctgaaaaaaaacttacatAGGCTTTACTGAATCTTAATTTTAGATTTccatttgttatttattatttttcccccCTTTGCTTAAAATTACATCAGATATGGTGTTATTAGATTTTCATGACCCCCCCACTTCCAGGTGTATATCTGTTCGGACACCTCCACTGAAACGTAAAccccaaaaggaaaaaaa is a window encoding:
- the rex1bd gene encoding required for excision 1-B domain-containing protein, with amino-acid sequence MVPSDFKAQIQRFYHLQSERIETYRLFEEGHEAYLRTGPHYDFDHYKQLVHEITQAFNGISKEVLEIKGRLHHDFDRPDLSEHIEKLQSKEKQKLELTAKLQLVRQQAQDHPEDESCQEKIQEIKHEIIKNKEALSEIMQDFKYDSEECD
- the crlf1b gene encoding cytokine receptor-like factor 1b, which translates into the protein MFCFMFLLLLVTHMLLSSTYVAVVSPQDAVLHIGSSLTATCTLSPELGLHASTAYWTLNGVRLSSDTYSLVSSNVLSVTLHSLNGSRQQSGDNLVCHGADGSILDGSCLYVGMAPEKPVNLTCWSHNTKDLSCKWSLGGQGETHIRTKYTLKYKLRWHGKEKECENYSTVRQEYSCYIPSNIALFTPYEIWVEATNQLGSATSDITSVDILDVVTTDPPGNVQVSRVGNLEDQLTVRWASPPELKDILFQAKYQIRYRLEDSADWKVVDDVGNLTACRLAGLKPGTVYFVQVRCNPVGIFGSKKPGIWSDWSHPTAASTPNSERLQRASCSPRPGEQNTPLRRELKQFFGWVRKHTHGCSGMSIKLYDQWRVWLQKPHKTRNQIQQDNNS